Below is a window of Triticum urartu cultivar G1812 unplaced genomic scaffold, Tu2.1 TuUngrouped_contig_8144, whole genome shotgun sequence DNA.
CATCTGCCACGGCATCCTCTAGTGGCCAACCACTAGGCATGTGACATCCAGTGTCTCTCTTTTTGCAAATGATGTCGTGATTTTCTGCCATCCTGACGAGCAAGACTTGCAAGCTATGGTGCCATCTTGTAGCTATTTGGCCAAGCCTCATGCCTCAATACAAATTTTGTCGTGAGTCGCGGTGGGTTTTAAAACCATTACATTTTTTGCGAGGAGTTACTACTGTCATTCTCTAAGAAGACCAGTCATAAACCTAGCAGGATCATATTCTACATGTAAGTGCTTCCAACTTCCAAGTATGGTGTTATCATTCATTATTAGCGGCGACTTTGCTAAATCACTTTTGTTTTCTATGTAGGGACAGTATGACTGAAGCGCAGTTCACCCAAGTTCTGATGTATGAATTGGATGCCATCAGGAAGGTGATGCCTTCAAtttatcatgttctttccttgtCTAATTTTGCTTTAATTCTTTTTTGGTGTATTAACAGTGTTCCTTTTTTCTAGAAAAATGTGTGTGCATCTTTGCAGGAGGATTATCAACCCCCCTGTGACATTTGTGGTTTTCTAGAAAAGGCATCACACAAGGCTCTTCCCTGAGGTGCACgaaaaaaatgacaaaagtggaAACATCCTTCCTAGTAAGTGtgcctcacacacacacacatgaacacacacacacataaacacaTAGTATACATACACAACACATTCTAATTTAATAGCATCTGCATTTGCCATTGTGTTTGATTGTCACTATTATCTCGATGATGCTTGCTGGAACCGTGGTCGATACCAACATATACCATCCGACCGAGTTAGATTTCTACCTTTCTAGCCATGCCGAGATTCAAGTACAGTGTCACCCATTTCTTTCGCTACCGGTTGGGACATACACTTTGTGTTGCATTGACTGATTGTGAGCATTTGCATGTTCTTTTCAGGGCACAAGCAAACCAACTCACTACCATGTCCTCTTCGATAAAAACCGTTTCACGACCGATGGGTTGCAGCAGATCACCAATAACATGTGCTACACATAAGCTCGACACATCTCCCTCTTTCTCTTTTTTCTGATTCAGGTTCATCTATCATGTTGACTCCTATTTTGCTAGCTAGACTAACTCTGATGTGGTATCTTTGCTTGTAAATGCAGATACGCTCAATGCACTCAGTCTACCTCTGTTGGTGAGTTTCCTGTCCAAGTTCATCTCAAATTTTCTTGTAAAAAGGAGCACAATGGTATGCAATTATCTTCTATGGTACTAATGCTTGAGTCCTTTCTTCGCAGTTCCTCCTTCCTACTATGCTCACTTGGTCGCGTTCCGCTCAAGGTATTACGATGTGCCATCGGAGGTCTTGGACAGCGCCTCGATCATCAACAGTGGTTCTCGGGAGTGAGTCGCCACCGGTGCAGGAGCTGGTGGTCCTCCTGTGACATTCCGTCACCTCCCTAGGATCAGGGATAACATCAAGGACGTGATGTTCTATTGCTGAATTGGCCCATTGCTGGCAAGTTCATGGGTGTCATGTGTTTTTTGGCTTGCTACTTAAGTAGGTGGTACACTTGCTGGGAACTTGCGATGTTGGATCATTAATGTACTTTGGTATGGTGTTGGTAAAACATGGGAGATGGGATGTTGTCGTGGTTTTGCATCTGTTAAATTTTTTGTGCAGAGCAAGAAGGGAATCAAGCGGGCTTTCAATATGATGAAAAAATGGTGTTCACATATGGTGCAAAATTATGATTAAATGTATCCTATACAAAAAATTTAGTTTAACAAAATCCACCAAAAATGTATCCTGCACAAAAGAAGATAAATGGTTCAAACATATTTTTTCTATATAATACAGTTATTTTAGTGCAGGGCACTCAACAAAAAAATAACATGCTAAGGGAGTTAGTGGCAGCCTCAAAAATAATTTCCTACACATGATAGTGTGCTATAATTCAACTAACCTTTTAAAAATAATTTGCTACATATAACCCAAAAATAAAGGCTTTAAACACGAATAAAGTATATTGGTAAATAATAAAGAAGCCTAACATCAATAATAACACACACAAAAATACTTCTTGAGAATCAGGTGCCATCGGGATTTCCATTAATAAGTAATAATCTCTTCCTGCCGGCCATGTAAGTACTCCAAGTAGCTAGCTAGTTAAGAAAGTGACGTACAATCGGATTAGGAGTTAACATGAATAACTTGCAAGTTGAAGTTTGCAATGCAGCCGGACAAAACACACGAACATCTAGCAAACATCCACACATCATGGATCTGCAAGCACAAAGAACTTGACCGTCGCCTCACTAGTTGGCGGTGCAGTTGGTTGCGACATCTTGCCGCTGCGAATCAGGGAAGACCGACGAGGAACGGGGGAAGGATGGCAAGGAACGAAAGAAGACTAGTCGAACTGGAGGAAGAAAGAGCCGCTGCCACCACAACACAAGAGTTTGTGGTTGGGTGGAGAATGGATAAGTGTA
It encodes the following:
- the LOC125531802 gene encoding LOW QUALITY PROTEIN: protein argonaute 10-like (The sequence of the model RefSeq protein was modified relative to this genomic sequence to represent the inferred CDS: deleted 1 base in 1 codon; substituted 1 base at 1 genomic stop codon), whose amino-acid sequence is MAGDTHGLMREAFDVGTQWSRAMHSGTVAFHHFSTIPGSNEDRDLYIDIHAIGHPSFDLTALGVPSTGALLLSFSKKTSHKPSRIIFYMDSMTEAQFTQVLMYELDAIRKKNVCASLQEDYQPPVTFVVFXKRHHTRLFPEVHEKNDKSGNILPGTVVDTNIYHPTELDFYLSSHAEIQGTSKPTHYHVLFDKNRFTTDGLQQITNNMCYTYAQCTQSTSVVPPSYYAHLVAFRSRYYDVPSEVLDSASIINSGSRE